The following nucleotide sequence is from Borrelia turcica IST7.
TGCCTTGCCGTTCCCCTTTATTATCCCAAATGGATTTGTGTTAGCATACCCTTTCTCAGATGAAGCTTCTGTTTTCGGAATAGATATAGTAGTAAAAGACCAAGACCACAGCCCCACTGGATATTCTCTTATATTAAAATCTAGGCCAGAATCATTCTCTAGCGTGAAACTTTCAACTTCAAGGTTTTCATTGCCCTTAGTTGTCTCAAACAACACAAGTGGCATAGTGTATTTAGTAAATTCATTATCCAATTTAACAGGACTTATTGAGTATGAATATCTAACTTTTCCTTCAAGTTCTGGTATAACGTTTCCTTTATGGTCTCTAATAGCTATTGCTTTAGTTTTAATCCATGTTACATCGCTTGAAAAAACAAGAAAAGCTTTAACATTTTTAGTACCCTCTATTGTCTCGTATTTTTCTTCTTCTTCTTTGCTTGGGGAGTTTTGTGTCAATTTAGATTGTCCAGTATTCTTAGCTTTCCCCACAGACCTGTTTAGTTCAAGTAATTTTGCTTGTGCTTGGCTAGTATCTTGAGAAAATTCTGTGCTTTTTCCTAAATTACATGTAATAAAAAATACTGAAATGAAAATTAATGATAAATTTTTTGTGGTTTTCATATCTTCCTCCCTCTTACCTTTTAGTTTTTATTTTAGGCTTTTCTTAAGCCCATATTTGTTTAAAAGTAATTCAAGTTAAAAGTATTTCAATGAAATTAAATAATTTTGATTAGTTAATTCTTTTATTTTGTGCCTAAATAAATTAACAAAAAAGAAAATTTGACAAGTAAAAATAATCGTATAAAGAGTTTTCGTGTGCTATTTTGTGTACTATAATTAAAAAATGAGAATCATATTCTTAAGTTTAAGTTTAGCTATAATGCTTATTATTGCCTTAAGTTTTGCTTTGGTTATAGTTAATGTCTATGCGGAGAGGCCTTCTTCAACCCCTTCAGAAGAGATTGAAATTATTAATCAGAGTAATACAGATGCAGTTAAGTTTAAGATTGCTTTAATAAATCAGTTGGGCTCTGTTGCTATTGTTTACGATTACAAGGGCGCCGATAAAAGGTTTTATTTAGATTTTGAGATTATAACAGACAATGAACCTCTTAATCTTGTAGGCGTTTCCCTTAATGGCGTTGATATTGAGCAGGAAGTTTTACTTACGTCTAGCCAACTCAAATTTGAAGATGGACAATATATTTTGAGTTTTGACGACTCAATACCAAAGACAGGTTTTTTTGTTGACCTTGACTCTCGGGATGAATATTTAAAGCTAGCGGAGTTTGCAAGGGGCGATGGTATTAAATTTTGCGTCAAATGCATAGAGAGAAGAACAGGTGTTGTTCGCAATATTTCTTTTAAATTAAGTTTAGAGAAAGGCAAGAAATTCTTTGACCTTATTGAGGAATACGGCAAGAATGTTAAAGGATTTATGGGTTGATTTATAAGATTATTTGGTGGAGAGCAAATGAGCTTTATTAGGTATAGGTATATTAGGTATATTTTATTGATAATACTTATTGTGTTATTTATAACTTGCCTTGTAGTCTTCATAGGGCTACTTAACATTTTTATGAGTACCTCCAATGGTGAGAAGGAGGGGCGTTACTATTCCGTTAACCCAATAAATGATGTTATTATGAGCAAATCTTATTTTAAAGAATTTGAGTCTGGCAATATCAAGAGTATTTTTTTTAAGAAATTAGATGTTAATATTGGCTCTGAAAGCTTTAAGGGACTAGACGAGGAAGGCAAGCGAAATTTGCTAGATTCTTATCCATCTTACCATTTAGAGTTTGTTGTACTTGATAATGGGTTTTTAATGAATTTTAAAAATGTAATTTTTAATGAAATAGACGCTAAGATATACAAGCAACACCATATGGTTGAACCAGATTTTGGGTCTCCAATCGTGGCCTATTTTCAAATAGGTAATGATGATGCAGGTGCTAAGAATTTGGGGCAATATCCAGTACGGGTAGTTAATGTTTTCAAAATTACATTTAATGATGCTTTGTTTAACTCTTTAATGAAACAGAAGATATTAAAATTTACTTTAATTGCTCATGATAATAAAGAGTATAATTTAATAGTTGATAATTTTTTATCCAAGTATGATTTTCAAACACCAAGTAGGCAATAAATCTTATTAGCGTATGGCAATTATCTTTAAATTAAAAATGTTTTTATTAATCTGATTTTATATAAAATTATAGGTTTTAATTTGAATATCTTTATTTTGATATATGCTTATTTAAAGGTATGAGGAAACTATTAGGAAATTTTAATTTTCTAATAGTCCCTAAGTTTCCTTATATAGTTATCTTTTTTTTAAAAATAATCATTTCCAGTGTATCGTTTACTTAAACGCTTTTCTTATGCAAAATTAGAATCAATATAAGAGTCAATTTTTAAAAAGAAAGACAAG
It contains:
- a CDS encoding p23 cell envelope protein, with protein sequence MKTTKNLSLIFISVFFITCNLGKSTEFSQDTSQAQAKLLELNRSVGKAKNTGQSKLTQNSPSKEEEEKYETIEGTKNVKAFLVFSSDVTWIKTKAIAIRDHKGNVIPELEGKVRYSYSISPVKLDNEFTKYTMPLVLFETTKGNENLEVESFTLENDSGLDFNIREYPVGLWSWSFTTISIPKTEASSEKGYANTNPFGIIKGNGKAIPALTKSKTVKAKIRVRDKKDNITNAGNTGNKSKTDNIDSSVKEYSILLDSSYLVRLIKETLEKNQGIENTANDFKLEQPAVK